The Actinomadura sp. WMMB 499 genome includes a window with the following:
- a CDS encoding 3-oxoacyl-ACP synthase III family protein — protein MTWPKQRPQTARRRTGPRESAPGGRAPGWAIRGTGSHLPRRRVRSEEVSRSLGLEPGWIERRTGIRERRVAGESEASSDLAAHAARRALADAGLGPDDIGLIVLGTSTPDELGPSTACRVQALLGARHAAAFDVAAACTGFVYGLQTAVGWLATQRGAPPCALVIGVEVYSKFLDPGDRGTAALFGDGAAAAVVGPVPSPYGIGPITLGSDGTRAGDVLIPAGGGRRPASAETLAGKGHTIHMDGRAVRDFITATFPRLVADAVEEAGIKPADLALVVPHQPNPALVASLAPGAGLEPGQLAIAGHDVGNIGAASLPYALDTALRARPAAPGGLVLLAGFGAGLTWGRTIITWPPT, from the coding sequence ATGACCTGGCCGAAGCAGCGACCACAGACCGCACGGCGGCGCACCGGACCGCGGGAGAGCGCACCGGGCGGGCGGGCCCCGGGCTGGGCGATCCGCGGCACCGGTTCCCACCTGCCGCGGCGGCGGGTCCGCAGCGAGGAGGTGTCGCGCTCGCTGGGCCTGGAACCCGGCTGGATCGAGCGCCGCACCGGGATCCGCGAACGCCGCGTCGCCGGGGAGTCCGAGGCGTCCTCGGACCTGGCCGCGCACGCCGCCCGCCGCGCCCTGGCCGACGCCGGGCTCGGCCCCGACGACATCGGCCTGATCGTCCTGGGGACCTCGACGCCCGACGAGCTCGGACCGTCCACCGCCTGCCGCGTCCAGGCGCTGCTGGGCGCCCGGCACGCCGCCGCCTTCGACGTCGCCGCCGCTTGCACCGGCTTCGTCTACGGGCTGCAGACCGCGGTCGGCTGGCTGGCCACCCAGCGCGGCGCGCCGCCGTGCGCGCTGGTCATCGGCGTGGAGGTGTACTCCAAGTTCCTCGACCCCGGCGACCGCGGGACGGCCGCGCTGTTCGGCGACGGCGCCGCCGCGGCCGTCGTCGGGCCCGTCCCCTCCCCCTACGGGATCGGGCCGATCACGCTCGGCTCGGACGGCACCCGCGCCGGCGACGTGCTGATCCCCGCGGGCGGCGGCCGCCGCCCCGCCTCGGCCGAGACCCTGGCCGGGAAGGGCCACACCATCCACATGGACGGCCGCGCCGTCCGCGATTTCATCACCGCGACGTTCCCGCGGCTGGTGGCCGACGCCGTCGAGGAGGCCGGGATCAAGCCCGCGGACCTGGCGCTGGTCGTGCCGCACCAGCCGAACCCGGCGCTGGTCGCCTCGCTGGCGCCGGGCGCCGGGCTCGAGCCCGGGCAGCTGGCCATCGCGGGCCACGACGTCGGCAACATCGGCGCCGCCAGCCTCCCCTACGCGCTGGACACCGCGCTGCGCGCCCGTCCGGCCGCGCCCGGCGGCCTGGTGCTGCTGGCGGGGTTCGGGGCGGGCCTGACCTGGGGCCGCACGATCATCACCTGGCCGCCGACCTGA
- a CDS encoding molybdopterin-dependent oxidoreductase has protein sequence MVRHRPPRTLTPPLTPPPPPSPSPRAGGSPAGRFTSALRGERTAALLGAALAAAFTTAFVTGLISHYMQHPPGWAQWPSRPVNLYRVTQGLHVIGGLATVPLLLAKLWAVYPRLLRRPPARSAADAGYRLVVLLLVGGALFQLVTGVLNISYWYAFPFPFTTAHYWTSYILIGALLVHAAREWPTARRAVMTRPGDAVGRRGFLLAVAGAGGAVALTTAGSTFAPLARLALLAPRRPGTGPQGVPVNTSAAGAGVLAAARDPAWRLTVTGRVRREVVLSLDDLRALPPRTARLPIACVEGWSAGATWEGVRLRDVLRLAGVDDGAHVRVESLQTWGIYRTSRVAPAHWHDPLTLLALRIAGEPLHPDHGYPCRLIAPNRPGVMQTKWVHRLVVE, from the coding sequence ATGGTTCGTCACCGTCCGCCCCGCACCCTGACACCGCCCCTGACACCACCCCCGCCCCCGTCCCCGTCCCCGCGGGCGGGGGGTTCGCCGGCCGGCCGCTTCACCAGCGCCCTGCGCGGCGAGCGGACCGCGGCGCTGCTGGGCGCCGCCCTCGCCGCCGCCTTCACCACCGCGTTCGTCACCGGCCTGATCAGCCACTACATGCAGCACCCGCCCGGCTGGGCGCAGTGGCCGTCCCGCCCGGTGAACCTGTACCGGGTGACGCAGGGCCTGCACGTCATCGGCGGGCTCGCGACGGTGCCGCTGCTGCTGGCCAAGCTGTGGGCCGTCTACCCGCGGCTGCTGCGCCGGCCGCCCGCGCGCTCGGCCGCCGACGCCGGATACCGGCTGGTGGTGCTGCTGCTGGTGGGCGGCGCGCTGTTCCAGCTGGTGACCGGCGTCCTCAACATCTCCTACTGGTACGCGTTCCCGTTCCCGTTCACCACCGCGCACTACTGGACGTCCTACATCCTGATCGGCGCGCTGCTGGTGCACGCGGCGCGGGAATGGCCCACCGCGCGCCGCGCGGTGATGACCCGGCCGGGCGACGCGGTCGGCCGCCGCGGGTTCCTGCTCGCCGTCGCCGGCGCGGGCGGCGCCGTCGCACTGACCACCGCCGGGTCCACCTTCGCCCCGCTGGCACGGCTCGCGCTGCTGGCGCCGCGCCGCCCCGGCACCGGCCCCCAGGGCGTCCCGGTCAACACCTCCGCCGCCGGGGCCGGGGTGCTGGCCGCCGCCCGCGACCCCGCCTGGCGCCTCACCGTCACCGGACGCGTCCGCCGCGAGGTCGTCCTGTCCCTGGACGACCTGCGCGCGCTCCCGCCGCGCACCGCGCGGCTGCCGATCGCGTGCGTGGAGGGCTGGAGCGCCGGAGCGACCTGGGAGGGCGTGCGGCTGCGCGACGTGCTGCGCCTCGCCGGCGTCGACGACGGCGCCCACGTGCGGGTCGAGTCGCTGCAGACCTGGGGGATCTACCGCACCTCGCGGGTGGCGCCCGCCCACTGGCACGACCCCCTCACCCTGCTGGCGCTGCGGATCGCCGGTGAGCCGCTGCACCCCGACCACGGCTACCCGTGCCGGCTGATCGCACCCAACCGGCCCGGCGTCATGCAGACCAAGTGGGTGCACCGGCTGGTGGTCGAATGA
- a CDS encoding aminotransferase class V-fold PLP-dependent enzyme — protein sequence MSISVREAQREFTADVAYLNTATYGLPPRAAHRAVLAAERDRAAGLMTARGPDASVTRSREAFARIVGLPPSRVACGAQVSYFVGLVAASLPDGARVLVAEGDFTSLLFPFLARPGLEVSAVPLDTIVERIDAGTDLVAVSAVQSADGRTVPMDDLAGAARAHGARVLLDITQAAGWLPVPAGCADWLVCGGYKWLLGPRGTAFLAGTEEALAALPPVGASWYGGADIWDSIYGTPLRLAADARRFDLSPAWASWVGQAPALELLERVGVPAIHAHDVALARRFRAALGLPPGDSAIVSLPVPDGTADRLHAAGVIAAVRAGRLRCAFHLSTTEADVDRAADLLAPLLAAAPGGTAPAP from the coding sequence ATGAGCATCTCCGTCCGGGAAGCGCAGCGGGAGTTCACCGCCGACGTCGCCTACCTCAACACCGCCACCTACGGGCTGCCGCCGCGCGCCGCCCACCGTGCCGTCCTGGCCGCCGAACGCGACCGCGCCGCCGGACTGATGACCGCCCGCGGCCCCGACGCGTCGGTCACCCGCTCCCGCGAGGCGTTCGCCCGCATCGTCGGGCTCCCGCCGTCCCGCGTCGCGTGCGGCGCGCAGGTGTCCTACTTCGTCGGGCTCGTCGCCGCGTCCCTGCCCGACGGCGCCCGCGTGCTGGTCGCCGAGGGCGACTTCACCTCGCTGCTGTTCCCGTTCCTGGCCCGCCCCGGCCTGGAGGTGTCCGCCGTCCCGCTCGACACGATCGTCGAGCGGATCGACGCCGGCACCGACCTGGTCGCGGTCTCGGCCGTGCAGTCCGCCGACGGCCGCACCGTCCCCATGGACGACCTGGCCGGCGCGGCCCGCGCGCACGGCGCCCGCGTCCTGCTGGACATCACCCAGGCCGCCGGATGGCTGCCGGTCCCCGCCGGATGCGCCGACTGGCTGGTGTGCGGCGGGTACAAGTGGCTGCTGGGCCCGCGCGGCACCGCGTTCCTGGCCGGCACCGAGGAGGCCCTGGCCGCCCTGCCGCCGGTCGGGGCGAGCTGGTACGGCGGCGCCGACATCTGGGACTCGATCTACGGGACGCCGCTGCGGCTGGCCGCCGACGCCCGCCGCTTCGACCTGTCCCCGGCATGGGCGAGCTGGGTGGGGCAGGCCCCGGCGCTGGAACTGCTGGAACGCGTCGGCGTCCCGGCGATCCACGCCCACGACGTCGCGCTGGCACGCCGGTTCCGAGCCGCGCTGGGCCTGCCGCCCGGCGACTCGGCGATCGTGTCGCTGCCGGTCCCCGACGGCACCGCCGACCGGCTGCACGCCGCCGGCGTGATCGCGGCCGTGCGGGCCGGGCGGCTGCGCTGCGCGTTCCACCTGAGCACCACCGAGGCCGACGTCGACCGCGCCGCCGACCTCCTGGCCCCGCTCCTGGCCGCCGCGCCCGGCGGCACCGCACCCGCCCCCTGA
- a CDS encoding NAD(P)-dependent oxidoreductase produces MNVLLTGSAGFIGSHVAEALEAAGHHVRGLDTRPGARQDGTGPADVRDAAAVARLLAGADAVCHQAAKVGLGVDVADLPDYTSVNVQGTAVLLAEMARAGVTALVLASSMVVYGEGAYRCGTHGAVRPGPRPARDLDAGRFDPGCPRCGRTLEPGTVAEDVPPDPRNVYADTKLAQEHLAASWARATGGSAAALRYHNVYGPRMPRDTPYAGVAAIFRSRLLDGRAPLVFEDGAQRRDFVHVRDVARANVLALERIAAGPPGPGGLRPYNIASGEPRTVGDMAAALAGALGGPAPEVVGGYRLGDVRHIVARPDRARRELGFSPRVPFAEGMAEFARLPAGAAPAPPGRAAMAGAAPARDGRAGS; encoded by the coding sequence ATGAACGTACTGCTCACCGGGTCGGCCGGTTTCATCGGCTCGCACGTCGCCGAGGCGCTGGAGGCCGCCGGGCACCACGTCCGCGGGCTGGACACGCGCCCCGGCGCCCGCCAGGACGGCACCGGCCCGGCCGACGTGCGCGACGCCGCCGCCGTCGCGCGGCTGCTGGCCGGCGCGGACGCCGTGTGCCACCAGGCCGCCAAGGTCGGCCTCGGCGTCGACGTCGCCGACCTGCCCGACTACACCTCGGTGAACGTGCAGGGCACCGCCGTCCTGCTGGCGGAGATGGCCCGCGCCGGCGTCACCGCCCTGGTCCTGGCGTCCTCGATGGTCGTGTACGGCGAGGGCGCCTACCGCTGCGGAACCCACGGCGCCGTCCGTCCCGGCCCGCGCCCCGCCCGGGACCTGGACGCCGGGCGGTTCGACCCCGGCTGCCCCCGCTGCGGCCGCACCCTCGAGCCCGGCACCGTCGCCGAGGACGTCCCGCCCGACCCCCGCAACGTCTACGCCGACACCAAGCTCGCCCAGGAGCATCTGGCCGCGTCGTGGGCGCGCGCCACCGGCGGATCCGCGGCGGCACTGCGGTACCACAACGTGTACGGGCCGCGGATGCCCCGCGACACCCCCTACGCGGGCGTCGCGGCGATCTTCCGGTCCCGGCTGCTGGACGGGCGCGCGCCGCTGGTGTTCGAGGACGGCGCGCAGCGCCGCGACTTCGTGCACGTCCGCGACGTCGCCCGCGCCAACGTCCTGGCGCTGGAGCGGATCGCGGCCGGGCCGCCCGGACCCGGCGGGCTGCGCCCCTACAACATCGCCAGCGGCGAGCCCCGCACCGTCGGGGACATGGCCGCCGCGCTGGCGGGCGCGCTGGGCGGGCCCGCGCCCGAGGTCGTCGGCGGGTACCGGCTCGGGGACGTGCGGCACATCGTGGCCCGCCCCGACCGGGCGCGCCGCGAGCTGGGGTTCTCCCCGCGGGTGCCGTTCGCCGAGGGCATGGCCGAGTTCGCCCGGCTGCCCGCGGGTGCCGCGCCCGCCCCGCCCGGGCGAGCCGCCATGGCGGGCGCCGCGCCGGCCCGGGACGGGAGGGCCGGGTCGTGA
- a CDS encoding ACP S-malonyltransferase, protein MASPSFRPADELKPDDVCAFLFAGTGSAAVPDLPALAAPGPAARAVADVLDAVQEGLPSTGWPSLRRILLEDPAAYREAARAPGVAQLCGYAASVAVDRALRAAGVAPGIAVGQSFGEIAATVSAGAFTITDGARMAVALVDVLARRGAGGGMALLETGEDGARGRIAAAGTADVVVACLNAPGVTVVSGPDAPLERVLQAARDGGVRAVRLAVPYLSHHPAMAGADDEWYRTIRAFPQRPMEIAVHSPVRGRAYRDDDDLHRALADCIVKPVRLPDTLREVAAAGATVFTEAGPGDALCQCARLSVPGARTLVPLRDRPRRPSDGRAAAPSGKAAASAAVDPTA, encoded by the coding sequence GTGGCCTCGCCCTCTTTCCGCCCGGCCGACGAGCTCAAGCCCGACGACGTGTGCGCGTTCCTGTTCGCCGGAACCGGATCGGCCGCCGTCCCCGACCTCCCCGCCCTCGCCGCGCCGGGCCCCGCCGCCCGCGCGGTCGCCGACGTCCTGGACGCCGTCCAGGAGGGGCTGCCCTCCACCGGCTGGCCGTCGCTGCGGCGGATCCTGCTGGAGGACCCCGCCGCCTACCGTGAGGCGGCCCGCGCGCCCGGCGTCGCGCAGCTGTGCGGCTACGCCGCGTCCGTCGCCGTCGACCGGGCGCTGCGCGCCGCCGGCGTCGCGCCCGGCATCGCCGTCGGGCAGAGTTTCGGCGAGATCGCCGCGACGGTGTCGGCCGGCGCGTTCACGATCACCGACGGCGCCCGCATGGCCGTCGCGCTCGTGGACGTCCTGGCCCGCCGCGGCGCCGGCGGCGGCATGGCGCTGCTGGAGACCGGCGAGGACGGCGCCCGCGGCCGCATCGCCGCCGCCGGGACCGCCGACGTCGTCGTCGCCTGCCTCAACGCCCCCGGCGTCACGGTGGTGTCCGGGCCGGACGCGCCGCTGGAGCGGGTCCTGCAGGCCGCCCGCGACGGCGGTGTCCGCGCCGTCCGCCTCGCCGTCCCCTACCTGTCGCACCATCCCGCGATGGCCGGCGCCGACGACGAGTGGTACCGGACCATCCGCGCGTTCCCGCAGCGCCCGATGGAGATCGCCGTGCACTCCCCGGTGCGCGGCCGCGCCTACCGCGACGACGACGACCTGCACCGGGCGCTGGCCGACTGCATCGTCAAGCCCGTCCGGCTCCCCGACACGCTGCGGGAGGTCGCCGCCGCGGGCGCGACCGTGTTCACCGAGGCCGGGCCCGGCGACGCGCTGTGCCAGTGCGCCCGCCTCAGCGTGCCCGGCGCCCGCACCCTCGTCCCGCTGCGCGACCGGCCCCGCCGCCCCTCCGACGGCCGCGCCGCCGCGCCGTCCGGCAAGGCCGCCGCCAGCGCGGCCGTCGACCCCACCGCCTGA
- a CDS encoding TIGR04282 family arsenosugar biosynthesis glycosyltransferase — protein sequence MTRPAARAAPPPATDLLVIAKEPVPGRVKTRLTPAYTPAEAAELAAAALADTLAAVAAAPARRRTLVLDGAPGPWLPAGIAVLPQRGGGLDERLAHAFADADAGRPLVLIGMDTPQVTPALLAEAARALDERDAVFGPAADGGFWLLGLRRPDARLLRGVPMSRPGTGAAQLARLRGAGLRVALLPELTDVDTPPDALAVAAAAPPDDPPGGPPGALAGGGAAGGARRFAAAVRRLGDRTAPA from the coding sequence GTGACGCGCCCCGCCGCCCGCGCCGCACCGCCTCCCGCGACCGACCTGCTGGTGATCGCCAAGGAGCCGGTGCCCGGCCGCGTCAAGACCCGCCTCACCCCCGCCTACACGCCCGCCGAGGCCGCCGAGCTGGCCGCGGCGGCGCTGGCCGACACCCTCGCCGCGGTCGCCGCCGCACCCGCCCGGCGCCGCACCCTGGTGCTGGACGGCGCGCCCGGCCCCTGGCTGCCCGCCGGGATCGCGGTGCTGCCGCAGCGCGGCGGCGGGCTCGACGAGCGGCTCGCGCACGCGTTCGCCGACGCCGACGCCGGCCGCCCCCTCGTCCTGATCGGGATGGACACCCCGCAGGTCACCCCCGCCCTGCTCGCCGAAGCGGCGCGGGCGCTGGACGAGCGCGACGCGGTGTTCGGGCCCGCCGCCGACGGCGGCTTCTGGCTGCTGGGCCTGCGCCGCCCCGACGCGCGGCTGCTGCGCGGCGTCCCGATGTCGCGGCCCGGCACCGGCGCCGCGCAGCTGGCCCGGCTGCGCGGCGCCGGGCTGCGCGTCGCGCTGCTGCCCGAGCTGACCGACGTCGACACCCCGCCCGACGCGCTCGCCGTCGCCGCCGCGGCGCCACCGGACGACCCGCCCGGCGGCCCGCCCGGCGCCCTGGCGGGCGGCGGCGCCGCGGGCGGGGCGCGGCGGTTCGCGGCGGCCGTGCGGCGCCTGGGCGACCGGACGGCGCCCGCGTGA
- a CDS encoding glycosyltransferase family 2 protein — protein sequence MIDVVLPCLNEAEALPWVLTRMPAGFRPLVVDNGSTDGSARVAAEHGARVVDAPVRGFGAACDAGLRAATAGTVCVMDADASLDPAELPRLVAALDDLEAAPGTRAGLVLGRRRPTGRGAWPPHARLGNAVLARSLNRRAGTRLRDLGPMRAARRTALTGLDLRDRRFGYPLETVLRAAADGWLITEIDVAYRPRTGESKVTGTLGGTVRAVRDMRRVLAEVSR from the coding sequence GTGATCGACGTCGTCCTGCCCTGCCTGAACGAGGCGGAGGCGCTGCCGTGGGTGCTGACGCGGATGCCCGCGGGATTCCGGCCGCTGGTCGTCGACAACGGCTCCACCGACGGGTCGGCCCGGGTCGCCGCCGAGCACGGCGCGCGGGTCGTGGACGCGCCCGTCCGCGGGTTCGGGGCCGCCTGCGACGCCGGGCTGCGGGCCGCCACCGCCGGCACCGTGTGCGTGATGGACGCCGACGCGTCCCTGGATCCCGCCGAACTGCCCCGCCTGGTCGCCGCCCTCGACGACCTGGAGGCCGCGCCGGGCACGCGGGCGGGCCTGGTGCTGGGACGCCGCCGCCCGACCGGGCGCGGGGCGTGGCCCCCGCACGCGCGGCTCGGCAACGCCGTCCTGGCGCGGTCGCTGAACCGGCGCGCCGGGACCCGGCTGCGCGACCTCGGCCCGATGCGCGCCGCGCGCCGGACCGCCCTGACGGGCCTGGACCTGCGCGACCGCCGCTTCGGCTACCCGCTGGAGACGGTGCTGCGCGCCGCCGCCGACGGCTGGCTGATCACCGAGATCGACGTCGCCTACCGGCCCCGCACCGGCGAGTCGAAGGTGACCGGCACCCTCGGCGGGACGGTCCGCGCCGTCCGCGACATGCGCCGCGTCCTGGCGGAGGTGAGCCGGTGA
- a CDS encoding DoxX family protein codes for MTATHAPTAAAPTAGRRPAPRRVLWGAQILISAFLVFASGLPKLAGQADAVETFALLGWNDLMRYLVGAVEVAGAVGLVIPRLAGLAATGLIGLMIGAVLTQILVIEPAWALFPAALGAVFAVVAWDRRAQTRAQTRALLGALRR; via the coding sequence ATGACCGCGACCCACGCCCCCACCGCCGCTGCCCCCACCGCCGGGCGCCGCCCCGCCCCGCGGCGCGTCCTGTGGGGTGCGCAGATCCTGATCTCGGCGTTCCTGGTCTTCGCGTCCGGGCTGCCCAAGCTCGCCGGGCAGGCGGACGCCGTCGAGACCTTCGCCCTGCTCGGCTGGAACGACCTGATGCGCTACCTGGTCGGCGCCGTCGAGGTGGCGGGCGCGGTCGGCCTGGTGATCCCCCGGCTGGCCGGGCTCGCCGCGACCGGCCTGATCGGCCTGATGATCGGTGCCGTGCTCACCCAGATCCTGGTGATCGAGCCCGCGTGGGCGCTGTTCCCGGCCGCGCTCGGCGCCGTGTTCGCCGTCGTCGCCTGGGACCGCCGCGCCCAGACCCGCGCCCAGACCCGGGCACTGCTGGGCGCGCTGCGCCGCTGA
- a CDS encoding acyl-CoA dehydrogenase, translating into MTDTTHGTTPDTTHGPGPAPSDAPDAGAAPGPMNAGGAPDPALLAFVRGGARDEETRRRLAEAVPADCFSYPDGLTARERQALTYRRLRRAGLAAPPAARLLDDPPLLCALLERAAIADPALFHVTMLHYTLAYGPVLRFGAGQQDGPDGPGGAAGAALASMDSFGTLLMTEVGRSNSHLSPRTIARHDPATGGFVLSTPDAAAAKFPTNTAHPALPKTAAVYATLEHGGRERGVFVFMVPLRGPGGRITDGVRIVPAPETSGLQIDYGAVRLDGLHVPHEAWLRDGASIGPGGEFHDPAGMPAARLTRSMAIAPAVWRAVISASAAITRASAGMLLAHSAGRATLGRLAPRRALTDYANQREAVLGALASGYALTALAAHVQARRTSADAPGATAGGAAGSGPDTAWAPWSAVDRDLALLKAAATVQAQETVSACRVHSGAPGFAAVERLNAYRGLTHAYMNAGGDNELILYDTARAMADLDRYTPPPAEPGPPGGGDPASPAVWRWLAAETERRMRDRLAARVAAARDAGADAFTAWNGNLVLAARTATACADRITVEILGRALDTGPAPLRPVLTLHALNMIDRRAADLLNEGVLPPGALEEVWAARRRVCDELAPRAGDLAAAFDLPAEITAPTAFLTG; encoded by the coding sequence ATGACCGACACCACCCACGGCACCACCCCCGACACCACCCACGGCCCCGGCCCCGCGCCCTCGGACGCGCCGGACGCGGGGGCGGCGCCCGGGCCCATGAACGCCGGCGGCGCCCCCGACCCCGCCCTCCTGGCCTTCGTGCGGGGCGGCGCCCGCGACGAGGAGACCCGGCGGCGCCTCGCCGAGGCCGTCCCCGCCGACTGCTTCTCCTACCCCGACGGGCTCACCGCCCGCGAGCGCCAGGCCCTCACCTACCGGCGGCTGCGCCGCGCCGGGCTCGCCGCCCCGCCCGCCGCCCGGCTGCTGGACGACCCGCCGCTGCTGTGCGCGCTGCTGGAACGTGCCGCCATCGCCGACCCGGCCCTCTTCCACGTCACGATGCTGCACTACACCCTCGCCTACGGACCGGTCCTGCGGTTCGGCGCCGGGCAGCAGGACGGACCGGACGGACCCGGCGGCGCGGCAGGCGCCGCACTGGCCTCGATGGACTCCTTCGGCACCCTGCTGATGACCGAGGTCGGCCGCAGCAACAGCCACCTCTCGCCCCGGACCATCGCGCGCCACGACCCCGCCACCGGCGGGTTCGTGCTGTCCACCCCCGACGCCGCCGCCGCCAAGTTCCCCACCAACACCGCCCACCCCGCGCTGCCCAAGACCGCCGCCGTCTACGCCACCCTCGAGCACGGCGGCCGGGAGCGCGGCGTGTTCGTGTTCATGGTGCCGCTGCGCGGGCCCGGCGGCCGCATCACCGACGGCGTCCGCATCGTCCCCGCGCCCGAGACGAGCGGCCTGCAGATCGACTACGGCGCCGTCCGCCTGGACGGGCTGCACGTCCCCCACGAGGCGTGGCTGCGCGACGGCGCGTCCATCGGCCCCGGCGGCGAGTTCCACGACCCCGCCGGGATGCCCGCCGCGCGGCTCACCCGCTCGATGGCGATCGCGCCCGCGGTGTGGCGGGCCGTCATCTCCGCCTCGGCCGCGATCACCCGCGCCTCCGCCGGGATGCTGCTGGCGCACTCGGCGGGCCGCGCCACCCTCGGGCGGCTCGCGCCCCGCCGCGCCCTCACCGACTACGCCAACCAGCGGGAGGCGGTGCTGGGCGCCCTCGCGTCCGGGTACGCGCTCACCGCGCTCGCCGCGCACGTCCAGGCCCGCCGCACCTCCGCCGACGCGCCCGGCGCCACCGCCGGCGGCGCCGCCGGCTCCGGTCCCGACACCGCGTGGGCACCCTGGTCGGCCGTCGACCGGGACCTGGCGCTGCTGAAGGCCGCCGCGACCGTCCAGGCGCAGGAGACCGTGTCGGCCTGCCGCGTGCACAGCGGCGCCCCCGGCTTCGCCGCCGTCGAACGCCTCAACGCCTACCGGGGCCTGACGCACGCCTACATGAACGCCGGCGGCGACAACGAACTGATCCTCTACGACACCGCCCGCGCGATGGCCGACCTGGACCGCTACACGCCCCCGCCCGCCGAACCGGGCCCGCCCGGCGGCGGCGACCCGGCCTCCCCGGCGGTCTGGCGGTGGCTGGCGGCCGAGACCGAACGGCGGATGCGCGACCGCCTCGCCGCGCGCGTCGCCGCCGCCCGCGACGCCGGCGCCGACGCGTTCACCGCGTGGAACGGCAACCTCGTCCTGGCCGCCCGCACCGCCACCGCCTGCGCCGACCGCATCACCGTGGAGATCCTCGGCCGCGCCCTGGACACCGGCCCGGCGCCGCTGCGGCCGGTGCTGACCCTGCACGCGCTCAACATGATCGACCGGCGCGCCGCCGACCTGCTCAACGAGGGGGTGCTGCCGCCGGGCGCGCTGGAGGAGGTGTGGGCGGCGCGGCGCCGGGTGTGCGACGAGCTGGCCCCGCGGGCCGGGGACCTCGCCGCCGCGTTCGACCTGCCCGCCGAGATCACCGCGCCGACCGCCTTCCTCACCGGCTGA
- a CDS encoding methyltransferase domain-containing protein codes for MIGELYEEALRGTGPVEIEHADGRRRPLPLRDWLRLRPGDGGLLDRCAGATLDVGSGPGRLTVALARRGLPVLGIDVAPAAVALTAAAGGPALCRDVFGHVPGRGRWRTVLLADGNIGIGGDPAALLRRAIALAAPGSRILAEVEPPGAASGTEPLRLRSGAAIGEWFPWARVSADAAAGLAASCGAAVTETWEEAGRWFVTVRPAP; via the coding sequence GTGATCGGCGAACTCTACGAGGAGGCCCTGCGCGGCACCGGGCCGGTGGAGATCGAGCACGCCGACGGCCGCCGCCGCCCCCTGCCGCTGCGGGACTGGCTGCGGCTGCGGCCCGGCGACGGCGGGCTGCTGGACCGCTGCGCCGGCGCCACCCTGGACGTCGGGTCCGGGCCCGGACGCCTCACCGTGGCGCTCGCCCGGCGCGGCCTGCCCGTCCTCGGCATCGACGTGGCGCCCGCCGCGGTCGCGCTCACCGCCGCCGCCGGCGGCCCCGCCCTGTGCCGGGACGTGTTCGGGCACGTCCCCGGCCGCGGACGCTGGCGGACCGTGCTGCTCGCCGACGGCAACATCGGCATCGGCGGCGACCCGGCCGCCCTGCTGCGCCGCGCCATCGCCCTGGCCGCTCCCGGCTCCCGGATCCTGGCCGAGGTCGAACCGCCCGGCGCCGCGTCCGGTACCGAGCCGCTGCGGCTGCGGTCCGGCGCGGCGATCGGCGAGTGGTTCCCCTGGGCGCGGGTGTCGGCCGACGCCGCCGCCGGCCTGGCCGCGTCCTGCGGGGCGGCCGTCACCGAGACCTGGGAGGAGGCCGGCCGATGGTTCGTCACCGTCCGCCCCGCACCCTGA